In Candidatus Coatesbacteria bacterium, a single window of DNA contains:
- a CDS encoding AsmA family protein: protein MSQAMNALERFFERLHRWKPPDWLRKTVRVVVRVLLVLLILLVILVVLLQTPMVKRWLAGLIEDILSESLALELEIGELSGSLLGDATLSGFSIANPPGSREPRFLSIDECSVEFNLFEAAFGTPQLRLAQLTGVRVVYEAYADGGSNIELLFPPSEPEKPNSPLVIENIRLIGGDVTVLAADGSSFTVGGLSGSLGLEIESELIHLSELDFHGALDDLDIPAFWVEGSVRIEDAGPLRLERMTVATLGSLMRLEGSVYPDEETLDLELVAPNVSLDELRETLDPGLPLAGGVEVRGHLSGPFSDPRAEMDLALRNPNAAGYLLDELAMRGVFSQRTLYLDDFRLRRGGGRAKGWAELDFNGEQPSLAGQLNFYGIDPAELAPTHAGALPGDLNGRLRLESVANEPGEHSLELELFPGELGGVDIQGVKLAALGDINDLTLTRGLIRVAGGRLNLTGGLRGGELELKLRGGDLRLAQLRELTGLEGLAGRGDLSLDVGGPPTEARIRYGVQLRNTVYDAGGVERLSVEGVLQLPLERRDALDAVLSVDNGRYKDYGVERARVEGRFGWSAGPSFDGRLQARGLSVNEERIAELELTGDYAEGEARLEDLRLIYDDQTRLGFAGRLSLTETGFDAAGERLELEHNRLRVEIAEPFVVALSDSSLELEPLTLVSNAGELRLAGHFELEEERFDFDAASPGLDLGVLGEAVALTDDEELGGRAVFSLTAMGSPQAPIFDLELDVDDFVYGEQGVERAALDAELTGGVALSELLAALDGTAPLRTEVAGELGRVELEADGLHYRDFALDGFTMVGALNERELQLESLTAELGGANIDAAGRLGLDDAERPLRLAFGAHGFPLDELPFLPPGLEFDGGELTVEGLVEGSLNEPRIQGTGKLIAERVIYDEAGVELTDLDLRFAADPREVRLLQLAARLGEGRLSGDGVFEYADTQHADFQLTGDGLEFRNLADLFTGSCDLDVRFVSDEAGPRLNGRVEVLEGNIDVIMGGGVAVGKRTPPGKSAEAPLDVSLEIVAERNLWVRSEMIDLEVSANLKLTLLGEELALGGRLNTVRGSVYFLDKAFDIDEGTIAFGRRIPPDPDLNIEASTRIRSRDREGAGEEMEIGVGILGTLSNPEVVLTSDPALPERDIIMLIAMDMTWDEYQGMLGDQGAGGAAGHAGGQAAMVLAGFIQNKLRRLAREAAGLDTLKLESALGDGGAFDSLNVTVGKYLLRDLYVSYSRDVLNRGNQSLAVEYFITDNLSAIGQTTEEEGEMTYQLNLKWKLKY, encoded by the coding sequence GTGATCCTCGTCGTCCTGCTGCAAACGCCGATGGTCAAGCGCTGGCTGGCGGGGCTGATCGAGGACATCCTGAGCGAATCCCTGGCCCTGGAGCTGGAGATCGGCGAGCTGTCGGGCAGCCTGCTGGGCGACGCCACGCTGAGCGGGTTCAGCATCGCCAACCCGCCGGGCTCCCGGGAACCCCGCTTCCTGAGCATCGACGAATGCAGCGTGGAGTTCAACCTGTTCGAGGCGGCCTTCGGTACGCCTCAGCTGCGTCTGGCCCAACTGACCGGCGTACGGGTGGTCTACGAGGCCTACGCCGACGGCGGCTCCAACATCGAACTGTTGTTTCCGCCCTCGGAACCCGAAAAGCCCAACTCGCCTCTGGTCATCGAAAACATCCGCCTGATCGGCGGCGACGTAACGGTGTTGGCCGCCGACGGCTCGAGCTTCACCGTCGGCGGGCTCAGCGGCAGCCTGGGCCTGGAGATCGAGTCCGAGCTTATCCACCTCAGCGAGCTTGACTTCCACGGCGCCCTCGACGACCTCGACATCCCGGCCTTCTGGGTCGAGGGCTCTGTGCGGATCGAGGACGCCGGGCCGCTGCGCCTGGAGCGGATGACCGTGGCCACCCTGGGCTCCCTGATGCGCCTCGAGGGCTCGGTCTACCCCGACGAGGAGACCCTGGACCTGGAGCTGGTGGCGCCCAACGTCTCCCTGGACGAGCTGCGCGAGACCCTGGACCCGGGTCTGCCCCTGGCCGGCGGGGTCGAGGTCCGCGGCCACCTCAGCGGACCTTTCTCCGATCCCCGGGCCGAAATGGACCTGGCGCTGCGCAACCCCAACGCCGCCGGCTACCTCCTCGACGAGCTGGCGATGCGCGGCGTCTTCTCCCAGCGCACCCTGTACCTCGACGATTTCCGCCTGCGCCGTGGCGGCGGACGGGCCAAGGGCTGGGCCGAGCTGGACTTCAACGGCGAGCAGCCGAGCCTGGCCGGCCAGCTTAACTTCTACGGCATCGACCCGGCGGAGCTGGCCCCGACCCATGCCGGAGCCCTGCCCGGCGACCTCAACGGTCGTCTGCGCCTGGAGAGCGTCGCCAACGAACCCGGCGAGCACAGCCTGGAGCTGGAGCTGTTCCCCGGCGAACTGGGCGGCGTCGACATCCAGGGGGTCAAGCTGGCCGCCCTGGGCGATATCAACGACCTGACCCTGACCCGGGGCCTCATCCGGGTGGCCGGCGGACGCCTGAACTTGACCGGCGGCCTGCGCGGCGGCGAGTTGGAGCTGAAGCTGCGCGGCGGCGACCTGCGCCTGGCGCAACTGAGGGAACTGACCGGCCTCGAGGGCCTGGCCGGCCGGGGCGATTTGTCCCTCGACGTCGGCGGACCTCCCACCGAGGCCCGCATCCGCTACGGCGTACAGCTTCGCAACACGGTCTACGACGCCGGCGGCGTCGAGCGACTCAGCGTCGAGGGCGTTCTGCAACTGCCCCTCGAGCGCCGCGACGCCCTCGATGCCGTGCTGAGCGTCGACAACGGCCGCTACAAGGATTACGGCGTCGAGCGGGCCCGGGTCGAGGGGCGCTTCGGCTGGAGCGCCGGACCCAGCTTCGACGGCCGGCTGCAAGCCCGGGGGCTGAGCGTGAACGAAGAGCGCATCGCCGAGCTGGAACTCACCGGGGACTACGCCGAGGGCGAGGCCCGTCTCGAGGATCTGCGGCTGATCTACGACGACCAGACCCGCCTGGGCTTCGCCGGGCGGCTGAGCCTGACCGAGACGGGCTTCGACGCCGCCGGAGAGCGGCTGGAGTTGGAGCACAACCGGCTGCGCGTCGAGATCGCCGAGCCCTTCGTCGTCGCGCTGAGCGATTCCAGCCTGGAGCTGGAGCCGCTGACCCTGGTCAGCAACGCTGGCGAGCTGCGCCTGGCGGGGCATTTCGAGCTGGAGGAGGAGCGCTTCGACTTCGACGCCGCTTCGCCGGGGCTCGACCTGGGCGTTCTCGGCGAAGCCGTCGCTCTGACCGATGACGAGGAGCTCGGTGGACGGGCGGTCTTCAGCCTGACGGCGATGGGCTCCCCGCAGGCGCCGATCTTCGATCTCGAGCTGGACGTCGACGACTTCGTCTACGGTGAGCAGGGGGTCGAACGGGCCGCACTGGACGCCGAGTTGACCGGCGGGGTGGCCCTCTCCGAACTGCTGGCCGCCCTCGACGGCACGGCGCCGTTGAGGACGGAGGTCGCCGGCGAACTGGGCCGTGTCGAACTCGAGGCCGACGGGCTGCATTACCGAGACTTCGCCCTCGACGGCTTTACCATGGTCGGTGCTCTCAACGAGCGCGAGCTGCAGCTCGAATCCCTGACCGCCGAGCTGGGCGGCGCCAACATCGACGCCGCCGGCCGGCTGGGACTCGACGACGCCGAGCGCCCGCTACGGCTGGCCTTCGGCGCCCACGGCTTCCCGCTGGACGAGCTGCCCTTCCTGCCCCCGGGGCTGGAGTTCGACGGCGGCGAGCTGACCGTCGAGGGCCTGGTCGAGGGCAGCCTCAACGAGCCCCGGATCCAGGGCACCGGCAAGCTGATCGCCGAGCGCGTGATCTACGACGAGGCCGGGGTCGAACTGACGGACCTGGATCTCCGCTTCGCCGCCGACCCCCGCGAGGTCCGGCTGCTGCAACTCGCCGCTCGCCTGGGCGAGGGTCGGCTCAGCGGCGATGGCGTCTTCGAGTACGCCGACACCCAACACGCCGACTTCCAGCTCACCGGTGACGGCCTGGAGTTCCGCAACCTGGCCGACCTGTTCACCGGCAGCTGCGACCTCGACGTCCGCTTCGTCAGCGACGAGGCCGGTCCGCGGCTCAACGGCCGCGTCGAGGTCCTCGAGGGCAATATCGACGTGATCATGGGCGGCGGCGTCGCCGTGGGCAAGCGCACCCCCCCGGGCAAGTCCGCGGAGGCCCCCCTCGACGTCAGCCTCGAGATCGTCGCCGAGCGCAACCTCTGGGTGCGTTCCGAGATGATCGACCTCGAGGTCTCGGCCAACCTCAAGCTGACCCTGCTGGGCGAGGAGCTGGCCCTGGGCGGCCGGTTGAATACCGTTCGCGGCAGTGTCTATTTCCTCGACAAGGCCTTCGACATCGACGAGGGCACCATCGCCTTCGGGCGGCGCATCCCCCCCGATCCCGATCTCAACATCGAAGCCTCGACAAGGATCCGCAGCCGGGATCGCGAGGGCGCCGGCGAGGAAATGGAGATCGGCGTCGGCATCCTGGGCACCCTGTCCAACCCCGAGGTCGTCCTGACCAGCGATCCCGCTCTGCCCGAGCGCGACATCATCATGCTGATCGCCATGGACATGACCTGGGACGAGTACCAGGGCATGCTGGGTGATCAGGGCGCCGGCGGCGCCGCCGGGCACGCCGGGGGCCAGGCCGCCATGGTCCTGGCCGGCTTCATCCAGAACAAGCTGCGCCGCCTGGCCCGGGAGGCCGCCGGTCTGGACACCCTCAAGCTGGAGAGCGCCCTCGGCGACGGCGGCGCCTTCGACAGCCTCAACGTCACCGTCGGCAAGTACCTGCTACGTGACCTCTACGTCAGCTACAGCCGCGACGTCCTCAACCGCGGCAACCAGAGCCTGGCCGTCGAGTATTTCATCACCGACAACCTCTCCGCCATCGGCCAGACCACCGAGGAGGAGGGCGAGATGACCTACCAGCTCAACCTCAAGTGGAAGCTCAAGTATTGA